The Pseudomonas fluorescens genome includes a window with the following:
- a CDS encoding cell division protein FtsQ/DivIB has translation MQGASLRHQPSAPGRKPVPRGASRMVAKEPMSARLPKANFGFLKSLFWPVLLVALGFGTYEGAQRLLPYADRPIARINVQGDLSYISQQAVQQRIAPFVASSFFTIDLAGMRKELEQMPWIAHAEVRRVWPDQVSIRLEEQLPVARWGDESLLNNQGQAFTPRELANYEHLPQLFGPQRAQQQVMQQYQVLSQMLRPLGFSIARLELRERGSWFLTTGAGSSGPGIELLLGRGNLVEKMRRFIAIYDKTLKEQITNIARIDLRYANGLAVGWREPVAPTTAEPAVAKN, from the coding sequence ATGCAAGGCGCATCGCTTCGTCATCAGCCATCCGCACCCGGTCGCAAGCCGGTGCCGCGGGGTGCCAGCCGAATGGTGGCCAAAGAGCCGATGTCGGCGCGCTTGCCGAAAGCCAATTTTGGTTTTCTCAAGAGCTTGTTCTGGCCGGTGCTGCTGGTGGCGTTGGGGTTCGGTACGTATGAAGGCGCGCAACGGTTGCTGCCTTATGCCGACCGGCCGATTGCCCGGATCAACGTCCAGGGCGACCTGAGCTACATCAGTCAGCAGGCCGTGCAGCAGCGGATCGCTCCGTTCGTCGCGTCGAGTTTCTTCACCATCGACCTGGCGGGCATGCGCAAAGAACTGGAGCAGATGCCTTGGATCGCCCACGCCGAAGTCCGCCGGGTGTGGCCCGACCAGGTGTCGATCCGCCTGGAAGAGCAATTGCCGGTGGCCCGTTGGGGCGACGAGTCGTTGTTGAACAACCAGGGCCAGGCGTTTACGCCGCGGGAACTGGCCAACTATGAACATTTGCCACAACTGTTCGGTCCACAGCGGGCCCAGCAGCAAGTGATGCAGCAGTACCAGGTGTTGAGCCAGATGTTGCGGCCATTGGGCTTCTCCATCGCGCGCCTGGAATTGCGTGAGCGCGGCAGTTGGTTCCTGACCACTGGCGCGGGTAGCTCGGGGCCGGGCATCGAGCTGTTGCTCGGGCGCGGCAACCTGGTGGAAAAGATGCGCCGCTTCATCGCCATCTATGACAAGACGCTCAAAGAACAGATTACGAACATTGCGCGCATCGATCTGCGCTATGCCAACGGCCTGGCCGTTGGCTGGCGGGAACCTGTAGCGCCGACGACGGCCGAACCCGCCGTCGCGAAGAATTAA